The DNA sequence GAATAAAAAGGGGAAGAGAATAGTGTATGATTTTGCTATTATCGGCGGAGGAATTGTTGGTTTATCAACGGGGATGGCACTCTATCAACGTTTTCCTAATGCAAAAGTAGTCGTTATTGAAAAAGAGTCTGCTATCGCTGAGCATCAAACAGGTCACAATAGTGGAGTAATTCATTCTGGCATTTATTATAAACCAGGGAGTTTTAAAGCGCGCTTTGCACGACAAGGAAGCAAATCGATGACCGAGTTTTGCCAAACACACGGCATCGAACATGATATTTGTGGAAAAGTAATTGTTGCAACACAGAAAGAAGAATTAGCACTTCTCGATAACTTATATTCACGAGGAATCGAAAATGAATTGGCTATTCAAAAAATTGGGCAAGATGAGTTGAAGGACATTGAGCCGCATGTCAATGGTCTTGGCGCGATCCGTGTCCCACAAGCAGGCATCGTAAATTATCGGCAGGTTAGTGAAAAATTTGCTGATATTATCCAGAATCACGGTGGAGAAATTAAGCTAAATACAAAAGTAATAAAAATACATGATGAATCAGACGGTGTAACTATTGAAACGAATAGCTGCACGATAAAGTCACGTATTATGATTAACTGTGCCGGACTGCACAGCGATCGTATAGCTAAAGCAACTGGGTATAAAACAGACATGAAAATTGTGCCTTTTCGAGGTGAGTATTATAAATTGATTCCGGAGAAACGGTATCTTGTTAAACATTTAATTTATCCGGTACCAAATCCTAAATTTCCATTTTTGGGAGTCCACTTCACTCGTATGATCAATGGAGAAATTGATGCGGGTCCAAATGCTGTGTTAAGTTTTAAGCGCGAAGGATATAAAAAGACGGATTTCAATGCAAAAGATTTAACAGAAGTATTGAGGTATAGAGGATTTTGGAAATTAGCGAGTAAATTTATGAAAGAGGGAATGGATGAATATGTCCGCTCTTTTAGCAAAAAGCAATTTACAAAAAGCCTTCAGAGATTAATTCCTGAAATTCAGGAAGATGATTTAATTCCAGCACCTGCAGGCGTCCGTGCTCAGGCCTTAAAGCACGATGGAAATATGGTGGATGATTTTCATATTATCATGGGGAAACGTACGATACATGTATGTAATGCACCATCGCCCGCTGCTACTGCTTCTATTGAAATTGGCCAAGAAATTGTTAGCCGGATACCAGAACAAACTCATTTATTGGAATCGGTCTTGACGAATTAATAACTCCTTGAAAGGAAGATCATTATGTTTAATGGAAAAACAATGTTTATCGCAGGGCACGCCCGTCTCCCCCAAGGGATGGCTGCGAAAAGTGTCTTTGAAACATTAACGATTACAGCTGAGGTCGATACTAAATATGGTGTTGTACTGGAAGCGTCGTGTACACTAGCAACAGAACACGGACGTGAATTTATTGGGAATCTATTAAAAGGGACTAGTTTATATGATGGTGTTGATGAAGCAATCCAATCTATTCAAACTTATTATCGAGGTAAGGCAACAAACGCACTAATAGCTGCATTAAAAGACCTTGATCTCCATTTCCAGAAAATTAATTCTGTAGAAAAGCA is a window from the Bacillus sp. FJAT-45350 genome containing:
- the lhgO gene encoding L-2-hydroxyglutarate oxidase, which translates into the protein MYDFAIIGGGIVGLSTGMALYQRFPNAKVVVIEKESAIAEHQTGHNSGVIHSGIYYKPGSFKARFARQGSKSMTEFCQTHGIEHDICGKVIVATQKEELALLDNLYSRGIENELAIQKIGQDELKDIEPHVNGLGAIRVPQAGIVNYRQVSEKFADIIQNHGGEIKLNTKVIKIHDESDGVTIETNSCTIKSRIMINCAGLHSDRIAKATGYKTDMKIVPFRGEYYKLIPEKRYLVKHLIYPVPNPKFPFLGVHFTRMINGEIDAGPNAVLSFKREGYKKTDFNAKDLTEVLRYRGFWKLASKFMKEGMDEYVRSFSKKQFTKSLQRLIPEIQEDDLIPAPAGVRAQALKHDGNMVDDFHIIMGKRTIHVCNAPSPAATASIEIGQEIVSRIPEQTHLLESVLTN
- a CDS encoding DUF3870 domain-containing protein — its product is MFNGKTMFIAGHARLPQGMAAKSVFETLTITAEVDTKYGVVLEASCTLATEHGREFIGNLLKGTSLYDGVDEAIQSIQTYYRGKATNALIAALKDLDLHFQKINSVEKQTNNK